Proteins from a single region of Balaenoptera acutorostrata chromosome 16, mBalAcu1.1, whole genome shotgun sequence:
- the SPMIP5 gene encoding LOW QUALITY PROTEIN: uncharacterized protein C10orf82 homolog (The sequence of the model RefSeq protein was modified relative to this genomic sequence to represent the inferred CDS: inserted 1 base in 1 codon; deleted 1 base in 1 codon; substituted 2 bases at 2 genomic stop codons), with amino-acid sequence MESSETFMRHLPVTPGYSGFVPYLSCQGTSSEDNMSHCLKIFQENTQRYKDQLEEXLCSVATAPXLKPVCSEETVLWTLHQYYWQYRPLSLECKYITKPLQEPPTPGWAGYLPRARVTELGCATRYTVMARNCYRDFLDIVEPARRAHLKPYEEIYXVRPTPPPPTPSPEILLHERLLPKYPDFSIPGAGCPTLGRALMEDPRPPVRCGCTQRPNVSCNGKIYLEPLSSVKDVEG; translated from the exons ATGGAGTCTTCCGAGACCTTCATGAGACACCTGCCGGTCACACCAGGCTACAGTG GCTTCGTGCCTTACCTTAGCTGCCAGGGCACCTCCAGCGAGGACAACATGTCCCACTGTCTGAAAATCttccaggagaacacacagcggtATAAAGACCAGCTGGAGGAATAACTCTGCTCAGTGGCCACTGCCC AACTAAAGCCCGTCTGCTCAGAGGAGACGGTCCTGTGGACCCTGCACCAGTATTACTGGCAGTACCGCCCCTTGAGTCTGG AATGCAAGTACATAACGAAACCTCTTCaggag ccccccacccccggctggGCAGGCTACCTGCCGAGAGCCAGGGTCACTGAATTAGGCTGTGCCACGCGGTACACCGTCATGGCCAGAAACTGCTACAGGGACTTCCTGGACATCGTGGAGCCGGCCAGGAGAGCACACCTGAAACCATATGAGGA AATATATTGAGTTAGGCCCACACCACCTCCTCCTACCCCTTCTCCAGAAATTTTGCTGCACGAAAGGCTGCTGCCAAAATATCCAGATTTCTCTATTCCAG GTGCTGGGTGTCCTACCCTTGGAAGAGCCCTGATGGAGGACCCCAGACCTCCGGTGAGGTGCGGCTGCACTCAGAGGCCAAATGTGTCATGCAACGGGAAGATTTATCTAGAGCCACTCTCTTCAGTAAAGGACGTGGAAGGGTAG
- the LOC102998208 gene encoding pancreatic lipase-related protein 2 has protein sequence MLPSWTIGLLLLATVRGKEICYKPFGCFSDEKPWTGILQRPLKLFPWSPKDIDAHFLLYTNENPNNYQRINVTDLATIEASNFQLDRKTRFIIHGFLDKGEENWIIDLCKKMIKVEKVNCVCVDWKRGARTGYTQAVHNTRVVGAEIAFLIQGLSTQLGYDPENVHLIGHSLGAHTAAEAGRRLGGRVGRITGLDPAQPCFQGTPEEVRLDPSDAMFVDVIHTDSAPTIPFLGFGMSQKVGHLDFYPNGGKEMPGCQKSALSTIIDINAIWEGTRDFVACNHLRSYKYYSSSILSPDGFLGYPCASYNEFQESGCFPCPAEGCPKMGHYADQFQGKTRAVGQTFFLNTGSSGNFTRWRYRVSVTLAGKQKVSGHIKIALYGSNGNSKQYEIFKGSLQPNASHMHDIDVDLNVGKVQKVKFLWNNNVINLFQAKLGASRITVQSGEDRAEYNFCSSDMVQEDVLQTLYPC, from the exons gaaaggaGATCTGCTATAAACCTTTTGGCTGCTTTTCCGATGAAAAACCATGGACCGGGATCCTTCAGCGGCCTTTAAAGTTATTTCCCTGGTCTCCCAAGGACATTGACGCCCACTTTCTTCTGTATACAAATGAGAATCCAAATAACTACCAA AGGATCAATGTCACTGACCTAGCCACCATCGAGGCTTCCAACTTCCAACTGGACCGCAAGACACGTTTCATCATCCACGGCTTCCTAGACAAGGGGGAGGAGAACTGGATAATTGACCTGTGCAAG aaaatgattaaagtggAGAAGGTGAACTGCGTGTGTGTTGACTGGAAGCGCGGGGCCCGGACGGGATACACCCAAGCCGTCCACAACACGCGGGTCGTGGGAGCCGAGATCGCTTTCTTAATACAAGGGCTTTCG ACCCAGCTGGGCTATGACCCCGAGAACGTGCACCTCATCGGCCACAGCCTGGGCGCGCACACGGCCGCTGAGgcgggcaggaggctggggggcCGCGTGGGCAGGATCACAG GGCTGGACCCGGCACAGCCATGCTTCCAGGGCACGCCAGAGGAGGTTCGGCTGGACCCGTCCGATGCCATGTTTGTGGATGTGATTCACACGGACTCTGCTCCCACAATCCCTTTCCTGG GTTTTGGAATGAGCCAAAAGGTGGGCCACCTGGATTTCTACCCaaatggaggaaaggaaatgCCTGGATGTCAGAAAAGTGCCCTGTCAACCATCATTGATATAAATGCAATATGGGAAG GAACCCGAGACTTTGTGGCTTGCAATCACCTAAGAAGCTACAAGTATTACTCAAGCAGTATCCTCAGCCCCGATGGCTTCCTAGGCTACCCTTGTGCATCCTACAATGAGTTTCAGGAG AGCGGCTGTTTCCCTTGTCCTGCTGAAGGATGCCCCAAAATGGGGCACTATGCTGACCAATTTCAGGGGAAAACCAGGGCTGTGGGACAAACCTTTTTCCTGAACACAGGAAGCAGTGGTAACTTTACTC GTTGGAGATATAGGGTATCTGTCACACTGGCTGGAAAACAGAAAGTGAGTGGGCACATCAAGATTGCTTTGTATGGAAGTAATGGAAACTCAAAACAATATGAAATTTTCAA AGGATCCCTCCAACCAAATGCAAGTCATATGCATGACATTGATGTGGACCTCAATGTAGGAAAAGTCCAGAAGGTCAAGTTCCTCTGGAACAACAATGTGATAAATCTCTTCCAGGCCAAACTGGGGGCTTCCCGAATTACAGTGCAAAGTGGTGAAGACAGGGCTGA GTATAATTTTTGCAGCAGCGACATGGTGCAAGAAGACGTTTTACAAACTCTGTACCCTTGTTAA